In one Hymenobacter sp. DG25B genomic region, the following are encoded:
- a CDS encoding RNA polymerase sigma factor codes for MPYTPLSDLEVIERVLAGEKQLFELLMRRYNQRLYRTGLAVLGGNVAEVEEAMQNAWIKAFQHLNRFAGRAGFATWLTRILLNECLMALRGRHHFVDLPESNTLIEAPLREEHTPLQNVMDQELRQALESAIGKLPDTYRSVFMLREVEGMSVGETAQLLQLSETNVKVRLLRARERLRHQLQHYAPEQTFTYMGARCDGMVRRVLARIGELPAEPVIR; via the coding sequence ATGCCTTATACCCCGCTATCTGATCTGGAAGTAATTGAACGGGTGCTGGCCGGCGAAAAGCAGCTGTTTGAATTATTGATGCGCCGCTATAACCAGCGCCTCTACCGCACCGGGCTGGCCGTGCTGGGCGGCAACGTGGCGGAAGTGGAAGAGGCCATGCAAAACGCCTGGATAAAGGCCTTTCAACACCTGAATCGGTTTGCGGGCCGGGCCGGCTTTGCCACCTGGCTCACCCGCATTCTGTTAAACGAGTGCCTGATGGCCCTGCGCGGTCGGCATCACTTTGTGGATCTGCCCGAATCCAATACCCTGATAGAAGCCCCCCTCCGCGAAGAGCACACGCCCCTGCAGAATGTTATGGACCAGGAGCTGCGCCAGGCCCTGGAAAGCGCTATAGGCAAGCTGCCCGATACCTACCGCAGCGTATTTATGCTGCGGGAAGTGGAAGGCATGAGTGTAGGAGAAACCGCCCAGTTGCTACAGCTCTCCGAAACCAACGTAAAAGTGCGTCTGCTCCGGGCCCGGGAGCGGCTCCGTCACCAGCTGCAACACTACGCGCCCGAGCAAACCTTTACCTACATGGGTGCCCGCTGCGACGGCATGGTACGCCGCGTATTGGCTCGCATAGGAGAGCTTCCCGCCGAGCCAGTAATTCGTTAA